TACTGTGGTTATGCGGAGGCGGTGGCGGGCAGGTCTGAGGCGCGAGCCGGTTTGCGTAGGGTTTTGGAGGTGAAGACCGAAAAATCCGCTTTAAGCGAATACCGTAAAATTCTCTTTTTGATGGGTTCCACTATTTCCCGGGAAAGCCAGAGAACCATGGATCGGGAAGCTGTCAAGAGGGTGGTGGAACAGGATGGTAAACTGCCGGCACCTCAGGTATTGAGGCTGAGGGTGCGCTACTTTACTGATGGGATGGTCCTGGGCTCCAAAGAGTATGTGAACCTGGTTTTTGAGACGCATCGTGGGCTGTTTGGGAAAAACAGAAAGACAGGAGCCCGACCCCTGAAAGGTTTCAGGGAATCCGGACTGACTGTGATGCGGGATCTCCGTAAAGGTGTGTTTACATGACACGAAATTTTCATGCCGTGTGATTCAAATGCGATATTTCAGATCAATGCAAAAGGATAGGAGGGTGCTTTAGACAGTATTATTAAGCGCGGAATGCCGGAGCCACTTTCCTCTCGCATTTCAGATTCTTTCATCCTATTCTCAGAATCGTAATTTAACAACCGCCCATGTGACAGCAGCGGTGCGTTATTGCCCTATCGCAATCAACCATAACCCTTATTCCTTATGTCTTCTTTGATCTCCCGATTTCTCGTAGTTTTTATCCCCTTCCTGTTGTTCCTGGCTCCGGTATCGGCAAAACCTGCCAAAGTTACGTTCGAACATCCCAAGCATGAATTACCGCAGTACCTGGCCGATGTGCTGAGTGATGAAGATCGGGAACTTTTCACCCGGCTCTTGAATATCAATATCGAGTCGGCCTGGGGTTATTTACGCACCCATGGCTATCCCTAAAGTTTTACCAATGCAGTGGAGCCTGTTGCAGATGATATGCGTCTGGTCGGACGCGCCCGCACGGGACGTTATCTGCCATTTCGGCAGGATCTGGTGGATCAATACAAGGAATATCAGCTTAACTATCGGTCAGCCGAAGATGCACAGCCGGGTGATGTGATTGTTTTTGACATGGGCGGAGACATTGGTTCCAGCCCGAGTGGTGATGTGACATCCACGCGTGCGATGGTAAAAGGTTGTTCCGGTATCGTGGTAAATGGCGCTATGAGGGATATCCCGGCCTTTATAAGCATGGGGTTGCCTCTGTTTACCAAAGATGGCAAAGGGCACGCACGTTTCCTCGTACGTGTTGACCAATTCCCAGCACTCGTCGACGGAGGAAGCAGGGCCGACTTCGGTGGCTGCGTATTTGCCAGCTCTCATAGCCGCGATAGTCATGGGAATGTGCAACTCCCATGGAGTGGCGATAACGACTCCATCCAGGTCGTCCCGTTCCAGCAGATTCAGATACGACAATTCATGATCGCCATAACCATCCGGTCGTGATCCCTGGGTTTTCTCGACTAGTTCCTGAGCCGCTTTCAAATTTCTGGGGAAGGTATCACAAACGGCCGTCACACTGACATTGGTCAGGCGCATGGTTGTTTTTAACATGCCCGCTCCACGTCCACCGATACCGATGAATCCGAGCTTGATGTTGCGGTCGTCCTTGCCTTGGAGATAGGCTGGGGCAGCAGATAGGGCTAAACTTGCAGCCACACCACTTTTTATAAAGGTGCGTCGTTCTATTTTGTTACTCATAGGGTATTTCTTGGGAAATGTGGGAACAAAGCAGGTATAGGTTCTTGTTTCAGTAAGAAAAATCGCGGCATAAAGCCGCTCCTACCGCTTTTCCCGATTGAATGAAATGTTTGTTCTGAGTGCAAAATTAATAGTTTAACTTCCAAGACAATCCCTAATCCTCCATACTGATTCTGTCCTCTGGAACGTAACCGACCGTTTTCGCCGTATGTTCTAAGTCAACCCACCGATGGTCACTATTCGATATGCCGTAGAGGATTTCAAACTTCAGGTTATCGTGTGCCTCGACACTCAGTTCGACGAGTCGAACCATGTCATTTTTAGTGCTGGCGTTCGGAAGCACTGGTTTTGGGACTTTATCCATCGAGTGGACGCCACCCATACGAATGCAGATACATGAAAGATCTGTCGTGCTGCTATACATCCGCGCCAACGTTTCTCCGAATACTTTACTGGAACCGTAAAAATTGATCGGCCATGTTGGATGCGATGTGGTTATGGGTTTAAAAGATTCAGGTACGCTTGTATACTTTCTTTCATGGATACTCTTGTAGGGTTCGACGTTATAGAAATAACCAAAACTTACCTGAATGGAGCTCGCATAAATCACCCGCCGAACACCTACTCGCTTGGCTGCTTCGAACATGTGGTAAGTGGCCTCAATGTTATTTTTCAGAGTACTTTCCCACGGAGCTTGGTCATCAGGATCAGCTGCCATATGTATGACGGTATCCATACCTTGAAATGCCTGCTCTAAATCGCCAATGTCTGACATGTCCGATAGAAAAAAATGATGCTCAGGCACATCAGCTACCTCATCTGCATGGACCCTCGTTGATGGCTGTCTGCTTCGATCCATGCCGTATACCTCGTATTGATCGGGTTTTTCAATTAAGTGTCTGTAGACACAGCTCCCTACCAACCCATAGACGCCTGTAATCAAAATCGATTGTTTTACCATGTGTTTGAGATTGTTGGTACGCGTGTTTCTTCTGGCAAGCTTAGCTAGATATTTTGGTGAAAAACCAATTATTAATGTAACAAGATTAACTCTTTAGTGATTGCTCAGATCCGATTAGTTTTTCGAAGCACTTGTCAAAATCAAGGTTCACATAGAAAAAGAATTTCCAGAAATCTCATTAGAGCTAAGGTATAATTTGGCCGGGCAGAGAGGTGGGGCAACGGCACAATTACAGGAATAGCAGATTCGATCTTCAAATTTGTCTGGAGACTAAGCGCTACAGACCTTTATCTTGGATTTTCCAATGGGAGGAAACTCAAGAAACAAAATGTTAGTATCGGTGGCGATTCTGTTCGCCTGCCTGATTTCCATGGGTGTGGCTAACGCCTCCTCTCAAAATTGGCCGCAATTCCTGGGACCAGGTGGTTTGGCGGATGCCGGCGCACAGAATATTCCGATTGAGTTCGGGCCGGATAAAAACCTGCTCTGGAGGACCACTATTTTCAGAGGCAATTCCTCGCCTGTCATTTGGGGTAAGCGCTTGTTCTTAAGCGGGTATCGTGACCAGGAGCGAGTCATGGTGGCTTTGGACTGTACAAATGGAAATTTGCTCTGGGAGAAAATCGTAATGGCCAATAGCCAGGAGCAGTTTACCCACCGTCTTTCAGGCCCGGCTGAGTCAACTCCGTGTACGGACGGGAAGCGCGTTTACTTTTATTTCGGAAATTACGGATTAATCGCCCTCGACTTTGATGGTGCTCTGGTTTGGGAAAAAAAGCTGAGCAAACCTCGCACCGGAATGGGCACCGGAACTTCACCGATCCTCGTGGGCGAATTGTTGATTCTTATCAGGGACGGCACGGATGATCCCTGCGTCCTGGCATTGGATACTGCGACTGGGGAGGAGCGTTGGAAGCATCCGCGTCCAGGATACAATGCCAGCCACGCCTCTCCGTTTTTATGGAAGAACCGCCTTCGAACTGAGTTGATCATTGCCGGAAACAAATCGCTGGTTTCCCTCAACCCAACTACAGGTCAACAGATGTGGAAAGTTGAAGACACCAATGGATTTCCTTGCACGACACCCACCGGTAATTCCGAAATGCTATTCTTTGCTTCCTGGTCTGCCAACAGCTCGGTTGGACGAGATACCCTGGAAGCCCACTTTGACGATGATTTGGTTTTTACGGATGAAGAATTGGAAAACCCGAAGGTGTTTTTTAGACGATTTGATCAGAACCAGGATGGCGTAATCGAAATCGACGAAATGCCGCAAAGTCGTGCCAGAGACGTTTTTACGTGGCTGGACCGAAATGATAACCTGCTTTGGGAACCGGATGAATTTTCAGTCCTGACCCGACCCACTGGAAAAGGAAGAAACATTATGGTCGCAGTAAAGCCAGGAGGAGAGGGTAGACTGAACGACACGGATTTCATTGCATGGGATTGGCGGAAGAACCTGCCTTATGTTGCGTCACCGCTTGTGAGCGAAAATCGCGTCTACCTGGTAAAGTCGCTGGGTATCATATCGTGCCTCAACACTGAAACAGGAGAACCCTTTTTCGATGGGAAACGAACTGGAATCAAAGGTGAGTATTTCGCTTCTCCCATAAAAGTCGGTGACAAGATCTTGTTTCCATCCTGCCAGGGGTCCGTATTTGTGATAAAGGATAACGAGGATTTTGAGATATTGTCCGAGAACGTAATCGACGAAGAAATTATTGCTTCACCCGCGGTTGTCGACGACACCATCTACCTTCGCTCGCTCAATAGCCTGTGGGCATTTAGAACCGGTTTTACAGAAGGTAATTGATCGGCTGCTTGAAACGGCCCGAAATTGAAAGCAACCGGTGAGAGCGTCGAAAAGTATCTCAGCAAGTCGCTTAGAAATGTTTAGAATAATCCGGTGGACCTGAATGATGTCACAGAGAGGTCCAACCGCTCCTTCAAAGGGATCAAAACAACTATGATTCTGTACCCATTATTCTGTTTTAAATAAATGCTATCAGATTTTTGCGTAATTTAGCGCATTTTGTAGTTAAACATTTTTATTTGTAGTTTCTTAACCAAAAGTCTTTGCCAAGGCTACGACAAGGCACGGCTGATGACACTGATTTTCACTGATGAAAAAAGACAAAATTATTCGGGGTCCATTATTGGTTAGTTTATACAGGTTCGGCTAAAGTCGGTCCTACATTCGTTTTCGATGAATACTACCCCGTAGAAAGAATCGAATGGCGTTTGAAACTTTGAGGATTAGTGATTGCTCAAATCCGATAAGTTTTTTGAATTAACTCGAAGCGCTTCTTCTTAACCCTATTCCAAGCACATGAAACAAGAATCAGAAACACCCCAATCTATCTCTCGTCGTACTTTCCTTGGCCATGCCGCAGCTGTCTCGGCACTGGGCGTGATACCCTACACCTCATCGGCCGCTTCCTACACAAACAGTATCGGCGCGAACGATCGCATACGTATCGGCCAGATCGGTTGCGGCCAACGCGGTTTCGGTACTCACCAACGCTATGTAAAGCAACACGCACAGGGGGAAAACCTGGAAGTCGTCGCGGTTTGCGATCCCTACCGGCCAGCCCGGGAAAAAGCGGCTGCGAATGTAAAGGAATGGTCCGGTAAAGCCCCTAAGCAATTCACCAGCTACCGCGACATGCTGGAAATGAAAGATCTGGATGCAGTGATGATCGCTTCACCCGATCATGTCCACACGCTCCACCTGGAAGCAGTAGCCAAGGCAGGGAAGCACTGTTACGCGGAGAAGCCGCTTGGCATAGAGTTCGAAGCGTTGAAGCGGGCAGTTGACGCAGCTGAAGAAGCGAAGATCATTGTCCAGGTCGGCACGCAACAGCGAACGGAACCCTCCAACGTCGGATGCCAGAAGCTTTTGGAATCAGGTATCCTCGGGCATCTATCGCGTGTCGAACAGGTGCGCAATGCAGCCGAACCGTATTGGTATAAACGCGTTGATCTTTCTGTTAGAAAAGAGGATCTCGATTGGGACGAGTTTACCAACGGAAGAACCGACAAACCCTTCGACCCGCTGTTATACACCGGATGGTATGGCTATTACGAATTCTGCCAGGGCCCGGTACCCCAATGGGGCAGTCATTACATAGATCTGGTTCATTACCTGACTGGCCTTCACATACCGGAAACCTGTAATTGCCATGGCGGCACCTACACCTGGAAAGATCACTACAACTTTACCGCTCCTGACCAGATAGATGCCATCTGGAGTTATCCGGAAAATACCGTGGTGACTTACACCACCAATTTTGGAAACAGCAGCGGAAACCGCACCCGTATCCTGGGCGAAAAAGGAACCCTGGAACTGGAACGCCGCGGTTCTGCCATTTACACGGCAGAAGGTGGAATCAATCGAGATGGATCGATTCGGGGCGAAAACGAAGTGAAAGACATTCAACGGGCCGATCACTTTCAGAATTGGTTCCAGGCCTTACGAGGAAAAGTCAAACCCCACGCACCTCTTGAAGCTGGTTATCGCCACGCGGTGGCAACGATCATGGCTCAAATGTCCTATGAATCAGGCAGGAGGTCGCGTTATCATCCTGATAGCAGAACCATAACCCTGGATTGAAAAACCAAGGTTTGAATTCTATGACCGAAACTATTCGATTCGGCCTGGTTGGCTTTGGGCGCTTTGGTGGCAATCACGCACGCGCCATTGCGAATGCGGAAGGCGCTGAACTGGCTGGAGTGGCGGCAAAGTCTTCTGACAGTATTGCGGCGGCGGCAATGGAATTTCCCGACGTGTTTATAACCTCCGATTTTCACGAACTGATTGCGCGTGACGATATTGATGTTATCGATGTCGCACTTCCCACCTATCTGCATTTCGAAGTTGCGAAGGCCGCGCTCGAGGCAGGTAAACATGTCTTTATCGAAAAGCCCATGACGCCTTCCACCGAAGAGTGCCGTGAACTGGTTCGCCTGGCCAAAGAGCGGGATCTCGTGATCGCAATCGGGTTCAAGCGTCGGGCGGCACGACTCTGGGGGCAGGTAAATGAGCTGGTAAATGATGGCGTGATCGGTGAGCCGCAACACGCGCTGTTTGAATTGTGGCGCTGGCCCTATCGGCAGGGAGCCGATGGTTGGCGGTATGACATCCGACGCGTGGGCAGTTGGGAATTGGAAGAGCCGGTTCATTGTTTCGACATGGCACGTTGGTATTTTACTCCGACCGCCGGAGAAATCGTGTCGGTTTACGCCAAGGCCAATTCACGTCAGGAAGGCCATCCGGAGCTACACGACAATTTTACCGCCATTCTGGAATTCGAAAACGGTGCACACGCCACGATTGCACAGACCTTGAGCGCCTGGGGACATCAACACGGTTTGAAATTAACCGGAAAGAAAGGTGCGATCATGGCAACATGGCGCGGAGCCACCGATGACGCACCGGCAAGGCAAACGCTGGACTACATGTGCAGCGAGTCGCGCCAGGGCGAAGTTGAATCTGTCGAGTTTACTGAAGAAGCAAGCGAGCTGTATGAGTTGGAGCGGGAAATGGAAGCCTTCGTGCGGGCGATTCACGGAGAGGGCTCCGTAATCGCTGATGGAAACGACGGGGTGTGGTCTATCGCTTTGTGCGAGGCGGCGCATCGTTCAATTGAAACCGGGGAAGTGGTTTCCATGAAAGGATTCAAACCGTGAGCGACACGACTAATCGCACAGCGGACAGTCCCTGGTGGAAAGGTGTCACTCGCTATCAGTGGCTGGTGCTCGTTATAGCCTCGCTGGGCTGGATCTTTGACACTTTCGAAGGTCAGATTTTTGTCACGAGCATGAACGAGATGATGGCGTCGCTCTTGCCGGAGGACGTTCCAAGCGAGAAGCGGGATGCGGTGGCGAAGCTGGCGTTGGGCGCGTTCCTGGTTGGTGGCGCAGTGGGCGGCGTGTATTTCGGTATGTTGAGCGATCGCATCGGCCGTGCGCGGACGATGATTATAACCATTCTTGTGTATTCCCTCTTTACCTGTTTGACGGCATTTGCCCAATCAACCACGCAAGTGATCGGGCTCCGTTTTTTTGTAGCGATGGGCGTGGGTGGCGAATGGGCGGTGGCGAGTGCCATGGTGGCAGAGGTGTTTCCGCGCTTTGCGCGAGTGCGTTCGTTGGGCATATTTCATGCGACAAGCGCGATGGGTTCCTATTTGGCGATCGCGGCGGGAGCCTTCATCGTCGGCAATCCGGCGTTAAAGACGGAGGCGATTCCGGATTTGAACTGGCGGTTGGCGTTTGCCCTTGGTGCACTGCCGGCGTTGTTGACAATCTGGATACGCGTAAAACTAAAGGAGCCGGATAGTTGGAAGAGGGCGGTGGAAGTCGCCAAGAAGGATCCGACCAAACAAACCGGCCGAATTGGAGATTTGTTTAAAGGCGAATTGAGGCGCCGTACTCTGGTGGGTGTCGCTCTGGCAGCGATCGGACTGGCAACTTTCTGGGGGGTAAAGATCTATGGACGCAATCTGATGCGCAGCGCGGCAGAGCGGGAGGTGATTTCGCAAAACGCAGAATCGCTCTCGAATAACGAGGCGGCTCTGGAGGCGAATTTCAGCCAGATCAAGAAGCAGGAAATGACGGGACACTTCCTGGTGATGACAGGTGGATTGTTGGGCATGCTGGCATTTGGACCTATCAGCGAGCGACTGGGGCGGCGCGGGGCGTTTTCATTTTTCTTTGTGGGAGGATTTGTCAGCAGCGCGTTGCTGTTCGGATTGTTTACAGAGAGAGGTATTATATTCTACTGGTGGGCACTGCCTGTGTTTGGATTTCTGGTGAGCGGTATTCACTCCGGCTATGCCATTTATTTTCCGGAGCTTTTCCCATCGCGCCTGCGCGGGACTGGAGGTGGACTGTGTTTTAATCTGGGGCGGATTATTGCAGCTCCTGTCTTGTTTCTAACTGCCTGGATGCAGCAATCCCAGGGGGTTACGACCAATCAGACCGCCGCCCTGTTGAGCGGATTCTTTTTGCTGGGTCTGATTGTCGTTAAATTTGCGCCGGAGACTCAGGGAGAGGAACTGCCCGAGTAATCCCCATTTCGTTTTATGATGAATTCATACAAAGATATGAAATTGCTTTTCGGAGACATGCACAATCATTGCGGCATTTCCTACGCGCATGGTTCGTTGGAAGACGCTTTGCGTAACGCCCGTGAGCGGCTCGATTTTGTGAGTGTCACCGGACACGCGCATTGGCCGGATATGCCAAATCCGAACGCGGACATTCAATACATTATTGATTTCCATGAAGAGGGCTTCGCCAAGCTCAAGGCTGGTTGGCCGAAGATGATGGAGGTCTTGAAGGAATTCAACGACGAGGGAAGTTTTGTCGTGTTTCCGGGGTTTGAAGTTCATTTCTGTGCCTGCGGAGATCGCAACATGCTCTACAAGGATCTGGAGGGTGAGATTCTGTACCCAAAAGATCTGGTCGACCTGCACAATCAACTGCGTGTTCTGCGAGAGCAGGGCAGGGATTCCATCGCTCAGCCACACCATCTTGGTTACCTGAAAGGTACGCGCGGCATCGATTGGGACAGCTTCAGTCCGGAGTTTGCGCCTTTTGTTGAAATGCTTTCCATGCACGGCTGTTCAGAGTCCTCGGAGAACATCAAGCCGTTCCTGCATTCCATGGGACCCAGCGACTGGCAAAGCACGATCCATTACGGATTGAAACAAGGGCATGTGTTTGGCTTCTCGGGTGGTACGGATCACCATAGCGCACATCCCGGAAGTTATGGGCATGGAATGACCGGGCTCTGGGCGGAGTCCGGCAATCGTGAGGATGTCTGGAACGCGTTGTTGCAGCGACGCATGTTTGCGTTGACGGGCGACCGAATGGATCTGCGGTTTACAGTGAACGGCGCGCCGATGGGATCTGAGATTGCGGCGACCGATAAGCGCCGCATCGAGTTCGCACTTCAAGCTGGAGGAGCCATTGACTACGTGGACATTCTGCGCGACGGAGAATTGGTGAAGCGATTTTCGCAATATGAAATGGATGGAGCCAAAACAATAAATGACGATTTGATTCATACGAAAATTTATCTGGAATTGGGGTGGGGTGCTCGCCACAAAACCTGCCATTGGCAAGCAGAGCTGGGAATAACAGAAGGTGAAATCAAGGCTGTGGAGCCACGCTTTCGAGGACGGGAAGTGGTGTCGCCAGTGGAGGCAGAGGACATCGGAAGCTACCACACCAGCAAGGTTTTGGAGGCTGGGGCTCAGTCCGTTCGATTTGAAACTCTCACCAGCGGCAATCCGAATAATTCCACCAATATGTCGCAAGGCATGTGCTTGGAAGTGACTATGCCGCGAGACGCGACCGTGTGGGCAAATCTGAATGACAAGCGTGTTGAGTGGTCGTTGGCGTCGTTGATGGAGGGCGCGCGGTCAGGAGTGATGAAGGATATCGACTCTCCTGCTTGGCGTTTCAATCGCGCACCAAATCCGAACCAATGGAAATGGTCGGGTGAATGGGAAGATGATGGCGGTAAAGGCAATTCTTACTATCTTCGAGTACGCCAGCGCAATGATCAGTGGGGTTGGAGCTCGCCCGTTTTTTTGAATTCCTAAGTCAATTTGTCCGATGAAAACCGAATTAAATTTCTGCCTCCTGAAAACAAGTATTTTCCGCCGCCGTTTCATTGGAGACGTCGGCGTCATTGCCGGAGCGATGACAATTTTACCGTTGTTGAATCTGAGTGCTGTCGAAACCCATGGTCCATGGATTTCACTGTTCAACGGAAAGGACCTGGCTGGTTGGAAAGGCGTCAATGGCACAATGACCAACTGGAAGATCAAAAACGGATTGCTGGTTAGCACCGGCCGGTGGGAGGGAAACGCAACCTGGATTGCTCACGAGCAGGTGTTCGCCGACTTTGAACTGGAGGTGGAATTTCGATACGACCCCGGTTGCAACAGCGGTGTCTTCTTCCGGACGCCGCTTGTAGAAAAAAGTCCGGCCTACCTGGGTAACGAAATTCAAATCGCAGACATGACCGATGAGAAACTGCTCGAGAAGATTACTTCCGACCGGTACATGGGCGCGCTTTATAACGTAGCCTCTCCAACCGGCGATGCGACGAAGAAACCGGGGGAATGGCAAGGAATGAACGTACGCTGTGTCGGTGAGCGCTTCCGTGTAACCGTCAACGACTTACTTGTTCAGGATTTCGATCTGACTCAATTTCCCGAAGATGTTAAGAAGGCACATCCCGGTCTGCTACGATCAGACGGTCATATCGGATTGCAAAATAAAGACGTCCGGATCGAATTCCGTAAAGTTCGCATCCGGGAAATCCAATAATGAATAGATCACCCGCGGTTTTTTATAGGTCGTTTTAATCCAAGAAATTTCATTATAGTAAGCTTTATGTCTGATTCAAAATCACACAATGAGGACGTGTTGTTCCGACCGTTTCCATTTGGAAGGATAACTTTGCCGAACCGTATCGTAATGGCGCCCATGACTCGCAACAAATCGCCGGGCAATGTCCCAGGTGCCGAAGTGGCGGCCTATTACCGTCGTCGGGCGGAAGGTGGTATAGGACTGATTGTTACCGAGGGAACTCATCCGGGTTTTAAGGGAGCACAGGGTTACCCCGATGTGCCGAATTTTCATGGCACCGAGGCTCTTGCTGGTTGGAAAAAAGTGGCAGCTGAAGTTCATCAAGCCGGCGGATTTATCATTCCCCAGATCTGGCACGTAGGTAGTATTCGAAAAAAAGGCATCGGCTCGAATCCGGAAGATGCCGTAGTGGGTCCTTCGCCGGTTATGCATCCATTTTACCTGATGGATGGCGAACTCCCGGAGGGGGCTGAAGTGCCCGAAGAAATGAGTCAGTCCGACATCGACGCTTGCGTCGCCGCCTATGCCAATGCCGCCGAAGATGCCCTCGAAAATGGCTTCGACGGCGTCGAAATTCATGGTGCCCACAGCTACTTGATCGATCAGTTTTTCTGGGAAGCAACCAATCGCCGTGTGGACAGCTACGGTGGTAACCTGGCCCAACGAACCCGTTTTGCGGTCGAAATTATCCAGGCTATGCGCGCCCGTGTGCCCGATAATTTTCCAATCGTGTTTCGATTTTCCCAGTGGAAGAGCGGCGACTATTATCACAAAATGGCCCGCTCACCCGAGGAGTTGGAGTCATTCCTGTTGCCCCTCAGTGAGGCAGGCGTAGATATTTTTCATTGCAGTACACGGCGCTTTAACGATCCGGAATTTAAGGGTTCCAACCTGAACCTCGCAGGCTGGACCAAGCGATTGACCGGCAAACCGTCGATCACGGTTGGCAGTGTCGGGCTGGACAATGACTTTTTGAGAACCTTTGGCGGCCAGGAAGCCAACGCATCCGATATCAGCGCCCTGATTGGACGTATGGAAGAAAGTGAATTTGATCTGGTAGCGGTAGGACGGGCGTTGCTCTCGGATCCGGCCTGGGCTCAGAAAATTCAAACTGGCAGGGAAAAAGAAATTGTCGAATTTACCCGCGAGTATATGCAGAAACTGGCATGACCTGGTAGACCTGAGC
The Verrucomicrobiota bacterium DNA segment above includes these coding regions:
- a CDS encoding NADH:flavin oxidoreductase produces the protein MSDSKSHNEDVLFRPFPFGRITLPNRIVMAPMTRNKSPGNVPGAEVAAYYRRRAEGGIGLIVTEGTHPGFKGAQGYPDVPNFHGTEALAGWKKVAAEVHQAGGFIIPQIWHVGSIRKKGIGSNPEDAVVGPSPVMHPFYLMDGELPEGAEVPEEMSQSDIDACVAAYANAAEDALENGFDGVEIHGAHSYLIDQFFWEATNRRVDSYGGNLAQRTRFAVEIIQAMRARVPDNFPIVFRFSQWKSGDYYHKMARSPEELESFLLPLSEAGVDIFHCSTRRFNDPEFKGSNLNLAGWTKRLTGKPSITVGSVGLDNDFLRTFGGQEANASDISALIGRMEESEFDLVAVGRALLSDPAWAQKIQTGREKEIVEFTREYMQKLA